In one window of Ovis aries strain OAR_USU_Benz2616 breed Rambouillet chromosome 3, ARS-UI_Ramb_v3.0, whole genome shotgun sequence DNA:
- the AGPAT2 gene encoding 1-acyl-sn-glycerol-3-phosphate acyltransferase beta translates to MELWPWLIAALLLLLLLAQLSRSARFYAKIGLYCAFCFTASAVAAVVCLLRHGGRTVENMSIISWFVRSFKYAYGLRFEVKGRETLDEDRPCVIISNHQSILDMMGLMEILPDRCVQIAKRELLFLGPVGLIMYLGGVLFINRQRSQTAMSVMTDVGERMVREKLKVWIYPEGTRNDNGDLLPFKKGAFYLAIQAQVPIVPVVYSSFSSFYSCKTKLFTSGTIQVEVLDAVPTRGLTVADVPKLLDTCHRAMRTRFFHISKIPQENGAPLGPDTEEAQ, encoded by the exons ATGGAGCTGTGGCCGTGGCTGATCgcggcgctgctgctgctgctgctgctggcgcaGCTGAGCCGCTCGGCCCGCTTCTACGCTAAGATCGGCCTGTACTGCGCCTTCTGCTTCACGGCCTCGGCGGTGGCCGCGGTCGTCTGCCTGCTGCGCCACGGGGGCCGGACGGTGGAGAACATGAG CATCATCAGTTGGTTCGTCCGGTCCTTCAAGTACGCATATGGCCTCCGCTTTGAGGTCAAAGGCCGTGAGACGCTGGACGAGGACAGGCCCTGCGTCATCATCTCCAACCACCAGAGTATCCTGGACATGATGG GCCTCATGGAGATCCTCCCTGACCGCTGCGTGCAGATCGCCAAGCGGGAGCTGCTCTTCCTGGGGCCTGTGGGCCTGATCATGTACCTGGGAGGCGTCCTCTTCATCAACCGGCAGCGCTCCCAGACGGCCATGAGCGTGATGACCGACGTGGGCGAGCGCATGGTCAGGGAGAAG CTCAAAGTGTGGATCTACCCGGAGGGCACGCGGAACGACAATGGGGATCTCCTGCCTTTCAAGAAAGGCGCCTTCTACCTGGCGATCCAGGCCCAG GTGCCCATCGTCCCCGTGGTTTACTCCAGCTTCTCCTCTTTCTACAGCTGTAAGACgaagctcttcacttcag ggACCATCCAGGTGGAGGTGCTGGACGCCGTCCCCACCCGTGGCCTCACTGTCGCCGACGTCCCCAAGCTTCTGGACACCTGCCATCGGGCCATGAGGACGCGCTTCTTCCACATATCCAAGATCCCCCAGGAGAACGGGGCCCCCTTGGGGCCCGACACCGAGGAGGCCCAGTAA